The Winogradskyella schleiferi genome has a window encoding:
- a CDS encoding DUF7793 family protein — translation MKTYKLSFGEIIILKDNLAEVIINDEVLMDLEMVREYHEFLLTHLEAPFSLLVNKKYAYAYTFKAQMVIASLKEIKAMAVVVEGFNAKVSTNFLISMNKSNNWNIKTFRLRDDAINWLEKQH, via the coding sequence ATGAAAACTTATAAGTTAAGCTTTGGTGAAATTATAATCTTAAAGGACAATCTTGCCGAAGTTATAATAAACGATGAAGTCCTAATGGATCTAGAGATGGTAAGAGAATACCATGAATTTTTGCTTACTCATTTAGAAGCACCGTTTTCGCTCTTGGTTAATAAAAAATATGCTTATGCATATACGTTTAAAGCTCAAATGGTAATTGCTAGTCTTAAAGAAATAAAAGCTATGGCGGTTGTTGTAGAGGGTTTTAATGCTAAAGTATCTACTAATTTCTTAATTAGCATGAATAAAAGTAATAATTGGAATATCAAAACTTTTAGATTAAGAGATGACGCTATAAATTGGTTAGAAAAACAACACTAA
- a CDS encoding MBOAT family O-acyltransferase, protein MLFNSIDFAIFLPIIFILYWFVTHKNLNLQNLLIVAASYVFYGWWDWRFLSLILFSTLIDYVVGISLSKQNNVAKRKLLLWTSILVNLGFLGFFKYYNFFLDNFISAFSFFGTQINANSLNIILPVGISFYTFQTLSYTIDVYKRKLEPTKNFIAFAAFVSFFPQLVAGPIERATNLLPQFYKKRHFKYTNGVDGMRQILWGLFKKIVIADNCAQYANIIFDNSADYSGSTFVLGAVLFTFQIYGDFSGYSDIAIGVSRLFGFDLKQNFAFPYFSRDIAEFWRRWHISLSTWFRDYLYIPLGGSRGGTWIKIRNVFIIFLVSGFWHGANWTFIVWGALNALYFIPILLTNNNRKHLDSVALGKLFPSFKEVALMLLTFGLTVLGWIFFRANSMEHAVNYISRIVSKTLFTMPEIRSKDLILILFFICVLMLIEWLGREGHHALSHIYKIKKRYFRWSFYFLIALMIFIYQGKQQEFIYFQF, encoded by the coding sequence ATGCTCTTTAACTCTATAGATTTTGCCATATTCTTACCAATCATTTTTATTCTATACTGGTTTGTCACTCACAAAAACTTAAACCTACAGAATTTACTCATTGTTGCCGCAAGCTATGTTTTTTATGGCTGGTGGGACTGGCGATTTCTGTCTTTAATTCTTTTTAGTACGCTAATCGATTATGTTGTTGGTATTAGTTTGAGTAAACAGAACAATGTAGCTAAAAGGAAACTTTTGCTTTGGACAAGTATTTTGGTAAATCTTGGATTTCTTGGTTTCTTTAAATATTACAATTTCTTTCTCGATAATTTTATAAGCGCTTTTTCATTTTTTGGCACCCAAATCAATGCCAATTCCCTGAATATCATTTTACCTGTTGGTATTAGCTTTTATACTTTTCAAACATTGAGCTACACTATTGATGTTTACAAACGAAAACTAGAGCCGACCAAAAACTTTATCGCTTTTGCGGCATTTGTTAGTTTCTTTCCTCAATTAGTCGCAGGACCCATTGAGCGTGCCACAAACCTATTGCCTCAATTTTACAAAAAACGTCATTTTAAATATACAAATGGCGTGGATGGCATGCGACAAATACTTTGGGGCTTATTTAAAAAAATAGTCATTGCCGATAATTGTGCACAATATGCAAATATAATTTTCGATAACTCTGCTGACTATTCAGGAAGTACGTTCGTTTTGGGTGCAGTTCTGTTTACGTTTCAAATTTATGGCGATTTTTCAGGGTATTCAGATATTGCCATAGGTGTTTCACGACTGTTCGGGTTTGATTTAAAACAAAATTTCGCGTTCCCTTATTTTTCAAGGGATATTGCCGAGTTTTGGAGACGCTGGCATATTTCACTTTCTACCTGGTTTAGAGATTACCTCTACATTCCATTAGGTGGTAGTCGTGGTGGAACTTGGATTAAAATCCGGAATGTATTTATCATTTTCCTTGTTAGTGGATTTTGGCATGGTGCCAATTGGACATTTATAGTTTGGGGCGCACTTAATGCTTTATATTTTATACCTATTCTTCTCACTAATAATAACAGAAAGCATTTAGATAGTGTTGCGCTAGGAAAACTATTCCCAAGCTTTAAAGAAGTCGCATTAATGCTGTTAACTTTTGGGTTAACCGTTCTTGGTTGGATATTTTTTAGAGCCAATTCTATGGAACATGCTGTAAATTATATATCAAGAATAGTCTCTAAAACATTATTTACCATGCCTGAAATACGTTCTAAAGACCTTATTCTAATTCTATTTTTTATTTGTGTTTTAATGCTTATTGAATGGTTGGGGAGAGAAGGTCACCATGCATTGTCACATATTTATAAAATTAAAAAACGCTATTTCCGATGGTCTTTTTATTTTTTGATCGCCTTAATGATTTTTATTTATCAAGGTAAACAGC
- a CDS encoding M14 family metallopeptidase, with the protein MKKLFILCVLIYACNDKTEKPDLEPQKVTLDFTTTFEKSDGLETATYQETIGFYHDLAKTYSEISIQAFGETDSGKPLHLVTLNMNGSGADFENLRQNNRILFINNGIHPGESDGIDATMMLFRDIAEGKVEAPKNTVVVTIPIYNIGGSLNRNSTTRTNQNGPKEYGFRGNARNYDLNRDFIKADTKNARTFSQIFHLVQPDVFIDNHVSNGADYQYTLTHLFTQHNKLGGALGYFMQSKMMPILEQKLQAKSWDITPYVNVYNRKPDAGFTQFLDTPRYSTGYTTLFNTLGMMVETHMLKPYKQRVEGTYQLMKSMIEIIEEQGDKIAQLRKEQAGIWSAGKRYPLIWSVDTTKTSTLKFKGYEGEMIPSELTGAKRLKYDRSKPFTKDINYKNFFKATDSVTIPKAYVIPQGWHHIIALLKLNNVELTPFKNDTTLTVETYKIGAYETRTSAYEGHYPHYNTTVNTTEENIQFRKGDYLISTDQKALRYLLETLEPTAPDSFFNWNFFDTILQQKEGFSPYVWEDKAEQLLKENPKLQIEYNVKISYDEDFANNWYAQLDWLHKQSKHYEAAHMVYPVYRVKQN; encoded by the coding sequence ATGAAAAAACTCTTCATTCTATGTGTTCTTATTTATGCTTGTAATGATAAAACAGAAAAACCAGATTTAGAGCCCCAAAAAGTCACCTTGGATTTTACAACGACTTTTGAGAAAAGTGACGGTTTAGAAACGGCAACTTACCAAGAAACTATCGGTTTTTATCATGATTTAGCAAAAACCTATTCTGAAATTTCAATCCAAGCCTTTGGCGAAACCGATTCCGGAAAACCGCTTCATCTGGTGACGTTGAACATGAATGGTTCTGGTGCTGATTTTGAAAACTTAAGACAAAACAACAGAATTTTATTCATAAATAATGGCATTCATCCTGGAGAATCTGATGGCATTGATGCGACGATGATGCTTTTTAGGGATATCGCAGAAGGAAAAGTTGAAGCTCCAAAAAACACGGTTGTGGTTACTATTCCTATTTATAATATAGGAGGAAGTTTGAATCGGAATTCCACAACACGGACCAATCAAAACGGCCCAAAGGAATACGGCTTTAGAGGCAATGCCCGAAATTACGATTTGAATCGGGATTTTATAAAAGCAGACACCAAAAATGCACGAACCTTTTCACAAATTTTTCATTTAGTACAACCTGATGTTTTTATCGATAATCATGTGAGCAACGGAGCAGATTACCAATATACGTTGACGCATTTATTTACGCAGCATAATAAATTAGGTGGTGCGCTTGGTTATTTTATGCAATCCAAAATGATGCCAATACTGGAGCAAAAACTACAAGCAAAATCTTGGGATATTACGCCTTATGTTAATGTGTACAATCGCAAACCAGACGCTGGATTTACGCAATTCTTAGATACGCCAAGATATTCCACTGGTTACACCACATTATTCAACACCTTGGGCATGATGGTAGAAACACACATGTTAAAACCATACAAACAACGTGTGGAAGGCACTTACCAACTAATGAAGAGCATGATTGAAATTATTGAAGAACAAGGCGATAAAATTGCTCAACTCAGAAAAGAGCAAGCTGGAATTTGGTCCGCTGGGAAACGCTATCCATTAATTTGGTCTGTGGACACCACAAAAACATCAACCCTAAAATTTAAAGGTTACGAAGGCGAAATGATTCCGAGTGAACTAACTGGAGCCAAACGCTTAAAATATGACAGATCGAAGCCATTTACTAAAGACATTAACTATAAAAATTTTTTCAAAGCTACAGATTCTGTCACTATCCCAAAAGCTTATGTCATTCCACAAGGTTGGCATCATATTATTGCGTTATTAAAGTTGAACAATGTGGAATTGACACCATTTAAAAACGATACCACGCTAACCGTGGAGACCTATAAAATAGGCGCTTATGAAACCCGAACATCGGCTTACGAAGGTCATTATCCACATTACAACACAACCGTAAATACTACAGAGGAAAATATACAGTTTAGAAAAGGAGATTATCTTATTTCCACGGATCAAAAAGCCCTTCGGTATTTACTGGAAACTTTAGAACCAACCGCTCCAGATTCATTTTTTAACTGGAATTTCTTTGATACCATTCTACAACAGAAAGAAGGCTTTTCACCTTATGTTTGGGAAGACAAAGCAGAACAGCTTTTAAAAGAAAACCCTAAACTTCAAATAGAATACAATGTAAAAATCAGCTATGATGAAGATTTTGCCAACAATTGGTATGCACAATTAGATTGGTTGCATAAGCAGAGTAAACATTATGAAGCGGCTCATATGGTTTATCCTGTTTATCGTGTGAAACAAAATTAA